AACAATTACAGCATCTATATGGATTTTCTGATAATTTTATAGAGTCGCTTCAAGATGGATTAATAATAATAACGCCTAAAGGCGAAATTGTTTTAATAAATGATGCCTTGTGTCGTTTAACAGGTTATGATAAAACAGAATTGGCAGGAGCCTTATTACCTTTCCCTTTTTGGCCTCCAGAACTACATGACGATTATAAATCGCTTTTTAAAGAGCTTTCAAAAGAACATGTTAAACGAGAATTTAAAGTTATTTACATGCACAAAAACGGGAAACGCTTTCCTGTTACTGTCTTTTTTGCAAGCATTAAAAATAATCAGGATAAGGTCATAGCCTACATAGGCTTTATTCAGAATATAGAAGGTGTTGATTATAAAACATTAAATAATCCATCTGATAATCAAGAAGTTTTTACAATTTTAAATTATCGAAAAAAATATTTAGACTTAGTACTAGAGCGAAAAATAAATCAACAATTACAAATCACTTTAAATAATATATCTGATGGATTTGTCACTTTAGACGAAGATTTATGTTATACCTACATTAATGATAAAGCAATAGAATTAATAGGTAAGAAAGGAGTAGATTTAATTGGCGAAAACATTTGGAAAGCATTTCCAGAGATCATAGGACACCCTTTTTACAAAGCATGTTGCAAGGCACTTGAAACCCAAACAACACAATATTTTAGAGGACATTTTAAGCCTTATGAAAAATGGTATGATTGCCGATTTTATCCAACAGCTAAAGGAGGTATAACTATTTATTTTCTAGATATTTCTGAACAAGAAAAAACAGAAGAATTACTATCTGAAAGCAAGAACGATTTAAACGCAATAATTAATAACATTGGTGATCCATTATTTGTAAAAGATGACCAAAGCTGTTTAATCTTAGTAAATGATGCCTTTTGTAAAATGTTTGATACTAATAGGGAATTTGTAATTGGTAAAACATTAGCCGAAGACGTTACAGAACAAGAGCGAGAAACTTTTTTAAAAGTAGATAAAGCAGTTTTAAAAACGGGAATTGAAAACATAAGTGAAGAAACCCTTACAGTTAAAAATAGCAAAACTAGAACTATTTCTACAAGAAAAACAAGATATGTTGATACAAATGGAAGTAAATTTATAATTGGTACGATTAGAGATATTACTAATCGTAAAAAAACAGAAGTAGAATTAGATTTATATAGACATCAATTAGAAGAGCTTGTTAATAGTAGGACAGAAGAGATAAATATCAAAAATGCCGAATTACAGCGTATGAATAAATTGTTTATTGGACGAGAATTAAAAATGAAAGAATTAAAAAATAGAATTGGAAAATTAAAAGAAGAAAACGATAACTTAACTAAACAATAATGCCTAATTTTTTTGATTCTTTTTAAATATGAAGCGTAGTCCAATTTATTCAATATTAAAAAAACCATTAGTTGCAGGTTTTATAACGTTTGCACTATTGTTATTTTTAACGGAATATATAACGTTCCAGAAATATTATATAAACGAAAACAATCAAAAAAGAGAAATTTCTAATCAAGTAAATTTAATTAAAGAAAAATTACAATCTTTAATTATGTTTAGTTTTTCAGCCACTAAAT
The genomic region above belongs to Olleya sp. Hel_I_94 and contains:
- a CDS encoding PAS domain-containing protein, whose amino-acid sequence is MSDTNTKLVEQLQHLYGFSDNFIESLQDGLIIITPKGEIVLINDALCRLTGYDKTELAGALLPFPFWPPELHDDYKSLFKELSKEHVKREFKVIYMHKNGKRFPVTVFFASIKNNQDKVIAYIGFIQNIEGVDYKTLNNPSDNQEVFTILNYRKKYLDLVLERKINQQLQITLNNISDGFVTLDEDLCYTYINDKAIELIGKKGVDLIGENIWKAFPEIIGHPFYKACCKALETQTTQYFRGHFKPYEKWYDCRFYPTAKGGITIYFLDISEQEKTEELLSESKNDLNAIINNIGDPLFVKDDQSCLILVNDAFCKMFDTNREFVIGKTLAEDVTEQERETFLKVDKAVLKTGIENISEETLTVKNSKTRTISTRKTRYVDTNGSKFIIGTIRDITNRKKTEVELDLYRHQLEELVNSRTEEINIKNAELQRMNKLFIGRELKMKELKNRIGKLKEENDNLTKQ